Proteins co-encoded in one Polynucleobacter sp. MWH-UH19D genomic window:
- a CDS encoding class I SAM-dependent methyltransferase: MTKTHAVTDSASPWVRRFASLIPKAGTVLDLACGGGRHTFLLAELGYSVLAVDQDTSQVEKTANSLICSKALNLEEDIWPLDNGKFSGIVVTNYLYRPHLDRLPEMLDKNGVLIYETFAVGNEQFGKPSNPNFLLKTGELLELSQRHGLKVLAYEDIYQDEPKPAMVQRLCAVKEG; the protein is encoded by the coding sequence TTGACAAAGACGCATGCTGTAACGGATAGCGCTTCACCTTGGGTGAGGCGTTTTGCTTCTTTGATTCCAAAAGCCGGTACTGTTTTAGATCTGGCTTGTGGAGGCGGTCGCCATACATTTCTACTGGCTGAGTTGGGATATTCAGTATTAGCAGTTGATCAAGACACCAGTCAGGTTGAGAAGACTGCTAATTCACTCATTTGCTCAAAAGCGCTGAATCTAGAAGAGGATATTTGGCCTTTAGATAACGGCAAATTTAGTGGCATTGTGGTGACGAATTACCTCTATAGACCCCATCTGGATCGTCTGCCTGAGATGTTGGATAAGAATGGGGTTTTGATCTACGAAACCTTTGCTGTAGGAAATGAGCAATTTGGAAAGCCATCTAACCCAAATTTCCTTCTAAAAACAGGGGAATTGCTGGAGCTATCGCAGCGCCATGGTCTGAAAGTCCTTGCCTACGAGGATATTTACCAGGATGAGCCTAAACCAGCTATGGTTCAACGTCTTTGCGCTGTAAAAGAAGGGTAA
- the dapA gene encoding 4-hydroxy-tetrahydrodipicolinate synthase — MPAIVTPMFEDGSLDFGALKSLLDWHVAEGTDGIVIVGTSGESPTVSVEEHCELIRVTVEHIAGRIPVIAGTGGNSTAEAIELTEFAKKVGSDASLQVVPYYNKPTQEGMYAHFKKIAESVDLPVILYNVPGRTVADLSGDAVVRLAGIPGIIGIKDATGSLERGTLLIDALKRAGHSDFSVFSGDDLTAAMLMLMGGKGNISVTANVAPRLMHELCMAAMSDDVKRTREIQYQLIAVHKAMFTEANPIPVKWALHQMGKITSGIRLPLTPLSDALREPLKAALKQANLL, encoded by the coding sequence ATGCCCGCCATCGTGACCCCAATGTTTGAAGATGGCAGTCTCGATTTTGGGGCGTTAAAGTCTTTGTTGGATTGGCATGTCGCCGAAGGTACCGATGGAATCGTAATTGTTGGGACTAGTGGTGAGTCTCCTACGGTCTCTGTGGAAGAGCATTGTGAGTTGATTCGCGTCACGGTAGAGCATATTGCGGGCCGCATTCCTGTGATTGCTGGTACGGGCGGCAACTCCACGGCTGAAGCAATTGAGTTAACTGAATTTGCCAAGAAGGTGGGTTCAGACGCAAGCTTGCAGGTTGTCCCGTATTACAACAAGCCTACCCAAGAGGGCATGTATGCCCATTTCAAAAAAATTGCAGAGTCTGTTGATCTACCGGTAATTTTGTACAACGTTCCAGGTCGCACTGTAGCGGATCTATCAGGCGATGCCGTTGTTCGCTTGGCTGGCATTCCTGGCATTATCGGTATCAAGGACGCAACTGGTAGCTTAGAGCGGGGCACTTTATTGATTGATGCCCTGAAGCGTGCAGGCCATAGTGACTTCTCTGTATTTTCAGGGGACGATCTCACCGCTGCTATGTTGATGCTCATGGGCGGCAAGGGCAATATCTCTGTTACCGCAAACGTGGCTCCTCGATTGATGCATGAGCTCTGTATGGCTGCCATGTCTGATGATGTGAAGCGTACACGTGAAATTCAGTATCAGTTGATTGCAGTCCATAAAGCAATGTTTACCGAAGCAAACCCGATTCCTGTGAAGTGGGCGCTTCATCAAATGGGCAAGATTACTTCAGGTATTCGTTTGCCATTAACCCCTCTAAGCGATGCATTAAGAGAGCCTTTGAAGGCGGCATTAAAACAGGCCAATTTACTATGA
- the bamC gene encoding outer membrane protein assembly factor BamC, producing MKNVFSFSRLVASSMALFAMALVLSSCKSVTSNDTVDYKSSGAVRGPNLSYPPDLITAQADRRYIVQDGTATMSEYNAAVKKSAQMRSNVMTGIPGMRIAKDGERRWLVVEKPASELYPQVKDFWQENGFLLVIDSPSTGIMETDWAENRAKIAQDWIRTNVLGVFGDSIYDTGERDKYKTRLEVTKPGETEIYITQRGAIEKCTTDTTGACLSTIWTPRPNDPELEAVFLARLMERLGMTQEQAKAMVATPLGPKTPKAKFVEDGTNKAHIELSAGFDRSWRDVGLALDRSNFTVEDRNRSAGVYFVRYINAKDVGDSKGFFTNLFSSKDDSKLQAKKYQVVVKSSGENSANVYVQDAEGKPENTPAGIQLLTILNDQLTK from the coding sequence ATGAAGAATGTGTTTTCCTTTTCGCGTTTAGTGGCTTCATCAATGGCATTGTTTGCAATGGCATTGGTATTGAGTTCATGTAAATCAGTTACCAGTAACGATACTGTTGACTATAAGAGCTCTGGTGCAGTGCGCGGCCCCAATTTATCGTATCCACCAGATTTAATTACCGCACAAGCAGATCGCCGTTACATCGTCCAAGATGGCACTGCAACCATGTCTGAGTACAACGCTGCGGTGAAAAAATCTGCTCAGATGCGCAGTAACGTCATGACTGGTATTCCTGGTATGCGCATTGCCAAGGATGGCGAGCGTCGTTGGCTGGTTGTTGAAAAACCTGCCAGTGAGTTGTATCCGCAAGTAAAAGATTTTTGGCAAGAAAACGGCTTCTTGCTAGTGATTGATTCACCATCCACTGGAATTATGGAAACCGATTGGGCGGAGAATCGCGCCAAAATTGCGCAAGACTGGATTCGTACAAATGTGCTGGGCGTATTTGGAGATTCAATTTACGATACCGGCGAGCGTGATAAATATAAGACTCGTTTAGAGGTAACTAAACCAGGCGAGACTGAAATTTATATTACTCAGCGTGGTGCTATCGAGAAATGTACAACCGATACAACAGGTGCTTGCCTTTCTACAATTTGGACGCCACGTCCAAATGATCCTGAGTTAGAGGCTGTTTTCTTGGCGCGCTTGATGGAGCGTCTCGGGATGACTCAAGAGCAGGCTAAGGCGATGGTTGCTACGCCTTTGGGTCCTAAAACACCGAAAGCTAAGTTCGTCGAAGATGGTACTAACAAAGCCCATATTGAGCTTAGCGCTGGTTTCGATCGCTCTTGGAGGGATGTGGGTTTAGCACTAGATCGATCCAACTTCACCGTAGAGGACCGCAATCGTTCCGCTGGCGTTTATTTTGTACGTTATATCAATGCTAAGGATGTTGGCGATTCAAAGGGCTTCTTCACCAATTTGTTTAGCAGTAAGGATGATTCAAAACTGCAAGCGAAGAAATACCAAGTTGTGGTCAAGAGTAGTGGAGAAAATTCAGCAAATGTTTATGTGCAGGATGCGGAAGGTAAACCAGAGAACACTCCTGCTGGCATCCAATTACTGACAATCTTGAACGACCAGCTCACTAAATAA
- a CDS encoding cupin domain-containing protein has protein sequence MSKPYQPPPAPKNLPINAPWALFGGISPKRFMQEYWQKKPLLIRGAIPAFTLESQNGSTNLASPISYEELVEFANQENLESRLIQSDPWRFQHGPFQKKAIPNLNKSNWTLLLQGMEAHHLAAANILSWFRFIPDARLDDLMISIAGIGGGVGPHFDSYDVFLIQMSGRREWRISEQTDLSLNPALPLKILQNFQSEFEWILEPGDMLYLPPHIAHDGIALDAGCQTWSVGFRSPSLKELLQEGLWRLAESLENIPELDKKFSDPKQPATLQAEQLPKELIKQLNAQLQKLKLNQINTFLPGVTAYLSEPKQQAIFESPSKPLNSKAFLKKLTQGKLKTSPQTRILSLGKKVYCNGDEVTKNQTAKVIAAWNALSANKCLENANLGNIQDSSLYEVYLAGWLVFEV, from the coding sequence TTGAGCAAGCCTTATCAACCGCCACCAGCCCCCAAAAATCTGCCCATTAACGCTCCATGGGCCTTATTTGGTGGAATTAGCCCAAAGCGCTTTATGCAGGAGTATTGGCAGAAAAAACCGCTGTTAATTCGGGGGGCGATACCCGCCTTCACCCTAGAATCTCAAAATGGTTCAACCAATTTAGCAAGTCCAATTTCTTATGAAGAGCTCGTTGAATTTGCCAATCAGGAAAATCTTGAATCCCGCTTAATTCAGTCTGATCCATGGCGCTTTCAGCATGGGCCCTTTCAGAAAAAAGCAATCCCAAACTTAAATAAATCCAACTGGACTCTGCTCTTGCAAGGAATGGAGGCGCATCATTTAGCTGCGGCCAATATTCTTTCATGGTTTCGTTTTATTCCAGATGCACGTCTTGACGATCTCATGATCAGCATTGCCGGTATTGGCGGAGGTGTCGGGCCACACTTTGACTCGTACGATGTGTTTTTAATACAGATGTCGGGTCGCAGAGAGTGGCGCATCTCTGAGCAAACGGATTTAAGCCTGAATCCAGCGTTGCCATTAAAAATTTTGCAGAACTTTCAAAGTGAGTTTGAGTGGATTTTGGAACCAGGCGACATGCTATATCTTCCGCCCCATATTGCCCACGATGGAATTGCACTAGATGCAGGATGTCAAACTTGGTCTGTAGGATTTCGCTCACCTAGCTTGAAGGAATTACTCCAAGAAGGTTTATGGCGACTTGCTGAGTCACTGGAGAATATTCCTGAATTGGACAAAAAATTCTCCGATCCCAAGCAACCAGCAACCCTGCAGGCAGAGCAGCTTCCCAAAGAGCTCATCAAGCAATTAAACGCTCAGCTGCAAAAGCTAAAGCTGAACCAAATTAACACGTTTCTACCTGGCGTTACCGCCTACTTATCAGAGCCTAAGCAGCAAGCGATTTTTGAAAGCCCTAGTAAGCCACTGAATTCAAAAGCTTTTCTCAAAAAACTAACTCAAGGCAAGCTAAAAACGAGTCCACAAACACGCATCCTCAGCCTTGGTAAAAAGGTTTACTGCAATGGGGACGAGGTCACCAAAAACCAAACCGCAAAGGTGATTGCCGCCTGGAATGCTTTGTCTGCAAACAAGTGTTTAGAGAACGCAAATCTTGGGAACATTCAAGACTCAAGCCTTTATGAGGTCTATCTTGCTGGGTGGCTAGTTTTCGAGGTTTAG